In Acanthochromis polyacanthus isolate Apoly-LR-REF ecotype Palm Island chromosome 9, KAUST_Apoly_ChrSc, whole genome shotgun sequence, the DNA window taaatgttgCAACTTTTGCTCCACTCTGTACTAAACAAGCCTTATATGTGGAGAATATATAAGATTCGTAGGCTGAAATATATCtgtatgctttatttttattggtaTGTTGAGGTCTTTGTGAGTTGGATTTTGCATTTGGTCCTCGTGTGATTGTctagattcagattcagaaaactcatAGAGCAGTCAGTGCAACAGTGACATAATAAGAAATAGGggtaaatatatgtaaaaatcTAGAGTaagtaataataagaataaaaattaaaaaatagaaataagacaaaaaaatgcagcttaatAACATACTAGTGCAAATATGGCGTACATAgtgcaaatatgctgtttttttgAGTTCAATAAATACTTTCCTTTTCTGCTAGTGTTGAAACCAGTAAATGTCTTGCTTCGATTTGTCACCTCTAACAGGtggtaagaaaagaaaaatagataGGATATTTTCGGTGTTCCCATCTAAGCACACAGTCGCACAATTgtgagaaaaatctgtaaatgctTCGTCATTATCGGCAATATTATGGCACTTATCTTGTTTTAGGTCAGTGCTGAATTTATagcagttttactgttttgcCATTTCTGGAGAGTGACTGAGAAAATGGACTGTTTATTTCTTCTGTAAAGTTCCAAAAATTGCCTCTTCACTTACCTGACTCTGTTCTGCTTGCAGTTACAGTTGCAGAAGACCAAGTATTTGCAGCTGGGACAGAACCGTGGGCAGTACTACGGAGGATCTTTGCCAAACGTCAATCAGATTGGAAACAGCACTGTGGATGTGCCTTTTCAGGTGAGGCATTGCTCATGGTTTCTTTTATACTGAATAAGTGTAAAGAACAGTTTAATGTAATATTAATCATCCACAACTGATTCATATAAATATCAATTCTCTAGGCTTGTGTGGCTGAATAATATCCTGCAATATTGATTGATCGCTTCTTTATGGTTCTTATTTCCTGGACTAAATCTTCTGCTACTAAAGAAGTGGCACAAAGAACACTTTGTTTGGAATAATTAGTTGAGGAAAGGGTAAAAGTGCCAAGCCACAGAGTCCTTTAGGTCAAGTCACCCATTCTCAAATGTTACATTTAAACAATCGGTTGACCTGAAGTACTTTTATATATAAGATTAGCATTATACATACTTTCATATGAATTTACTTGACCAGAAGCAGTACAAAGTACAAATGGACATCTCATTGTTCTTTAAGGTCACATCCTACACTAACATCTATACATTAAGATCTTACAATATTACAGAGAGATACCTGTGATTGCCTGGTGTCTGTTTGCTTTAGTATAGTGCACCCCGATCGCCTACACATAGCTgtataataacattaataatgtgaaattttatttgttgctgCCTTTCAAAACACTCAAGGACAACCTACAAAGCATCAAGCATAATAAGACTGTAATtaagcataaaaaaaaatgatcaagTGGATATGACATGAGTGGGctacaaaaaaatataataatgacTCTGCTGTTCTGAACAAATGGGTTTTGAGGTGTGATTTgaactgtgcagcagcagatggaTGCGGCTGAATGCTCTGACGCTGATGATATTGAGTCTAAAACTTGAAGCTAATAGCAGAGCAGCATAGGGAGATCTTAAATGTTTCGTATTGTGCCCCTTTTCAGCAAACTAATCAAAGTGTCACATGTCCTCAGAGTGCGTTCTTCAATTTTAGCTCAAAATACTGGAAATATGGTTAATTTCACAACGACTGTATAACCCGTGTTTTTAGAACTCTGCTAAATGGGCTGTTTAAATGTTTGTAGCTTTAAAAGcggctgagctgctgctgtccacgcccccttcaggaagaaaactgtcTCTGAGTCTGTGATTGACAGAGTGGAGGGAAACAGTTGACCTCCTGGCAGCTGACAAACATCAATTAGTTTGAGAGACCaggacttttcttttttacatgaaaatattgTTGAATTTAGACAATATTGCAGTtctaaaatcagtattttagcagTACGGAGCTGCTGCTTGGAAATGGCTCTAAGTGACTGCTGTTTAACATGAAGTCTGAATGAGCTGCGTTTCACTCATTGAttcaaacttttcttttctctgataacagaaagaggaaaatatGTAAACGAGAAAAGCTTTATTGGGACTTGAGCTGTTTTAAGctacagtgtttgtgtgcacagagagcaggagaaaagCAAGCAGATGGAAAAAGTGCAGTAAAAATCTTACTGTATTGTAAAGTTGGGAGGCTATCTAGTAGTGGAGAGGTGAAATAAATGTCTTCATATAGTGAACAGCTTTCATTTAACACCGCAAAGTttagaacaaccacaaaacataactagaagttttaccaaacttggaccgcccggtgacaaagatgacccctgtgaccttgaaaatgaggtcaaggtcaccaaatgcgaacttgacctgtgtcttattatggtacacctgtgtaccaaatatggtgaggctacattgatattttatcgagttatcgcacggaaaccaaattgttacagacaaacaagcaaccaaccaaccaaccaaccaaccaagaccatgcagctcagAATAATACCTTCTGGAAAACGAtgtttgccgggcggtaataatGTTGATGGGTTGAAAGGATAGGGAAGAACTGAGAGGTTGAAGGAGACAAGTTGTTTAAAGGTGAGAATTAGACCCTGATAATGTATCCTGTGTAAAACAGAGAACCAGCAGAGCTCAACAAGGAAGGGTTTGATAAGGTTAGTTGGCCTGGTGTCTGTGAAGTTAATACAATTTGAAGCCGATTGACAAGTTTGTACGGACTATCAGACAGAATGGTGTTGCAGTAATCAATTTTAAAAGTGATCAGAGCGTAAACAAGGACTTTAATGCTGTctggagagaaagaaaatgaagtgTACAAACACTGTGAAGGTGAAAGTTAGTGTACCAGTGTATATTCTGCTCTACCCCAAAATACTGTAGTTAATTTTTTCTGCACACTTTGTCAACAGTCTAGAAGAAGAGACTTCAGCTTTGACTTTGAGCTGCATGTGTTGCTGACATCAGATATTAACTTTGTGgttaaagctgaaaataaacAGGCAGCGTGTTTTTGTGGACAGAGCCAAAGCTTTGTTCTTTGTAGATGCCTTCAATAAATGTTGTGGCAGTAAAGTTAACTGAAAGatgctgtttttgctttatataTAATTTTCTCAACATAAAGAACCATTAGCGTAAGATTTGTATGAGGTTtgcctttttttaattgtgggaacaaacacaaaaggaaATGTCCGCTTTAAAATTCAgctttaaaattgaaatagCATAATAATGAGTATTGTAAAATTAACTAAAGAAAGGTTTAAAGGTTGTGTGTCATAGTTGTGTAACGCCTACTCTTTATAAATCTAATGTCCAAGTGTAGCTGTGAAAAAAAGTGGGTTGGTCATTTGTGAACACCGCCTGATTTTCTGCACCATGCTAACCGCTGTGTCATGTCAGTGTTGCTTCATGTGTCAGGCTGTATATAAGAGAGGGAAGAGCATGcttcatgttttcattctttcacCCAAAATCCACTGGAAACAGGCTTGTATGTTTAATGCACTCAAATATGCTGAGACtttacaacaacacagaacATTTCTGAGTCCATGACATTTGCTTTCTTTATGTCAAAGAAATATAATTTGGTGGACCAGATGGGCGCTTCCCAGAATTTTAATTTTACGTCTTCCAGgcttttgtagtaatttttgCCCTGAGTTGCATTAACTTTCATCCCTGTTCTGCATGCTCACAAGACAGTTTTATTCTCTGGCAGCCAAGGGCAGTGTAACTGGGGCCAAGTTTTAAAGTGCAGACTACCTCGGCTGATGCAATGCTTTTTGTAAATGAAAGACTTCAGATTCTAAAGTGCCTCTTTGGATGTTGCTtcaacccctaaaaactcatctctgtgtatcaaggTACGTATTTAGAAATTGCCTCGTGAAAAGAATCCCATCCTGCCTAAAAATGGCTCAGATGTACCTCTACACTGTTGTTTCTTCTAGAAATTGCAGCTCTATGaagtctctgtctttctctctacTTCCCCCCTTCACACTTGCTGCAGTTCGAGCACAcaagctcacctacaactctgctgtAAAACTGCACTATGCTATGAAATAGAAATCTGTAATGCCGGAGTAATTCAGAAAGTTGGCGGGATTTGTTCTTTATGTTCATTAAGCATGAAATCCTAAAAGTCTGAATCCGTGTTTGTGAGACTTCCATCGGTAAACGGCAgctttaaggtggaaatgctccgCCATGACATTgacttcttcttctgcacaTGATTTGTCCTTTATCATATAAAACAAATCATATGGATGTGtgaacaaaggaaaaaaaaactagattTTCACCTAAAgcattcagtttttatttgtgtagcaTATGCAGTTTCAGATCGCTAACAAAAACACCCACTCACATAAATAACTTGGAAGTTTAAACAGCTAATCcatgttcttttttgtctttgtttgtgtAGAATTCCGGGCTTGACATGAACAGATCGACACGACACCACGGCTTGGTGGACAGAGTCTACCGGGATCGGAGCCGCATCACATCGCCCCACCGAAAACCCCTGTCAGTTGACAAGCATGGACGCCAGATATCCTTGAATACCGCCTGTTGCTTATGCAGACACTGAGGCTGGGTGACCTGAGGTTCTGTTTCATCTCTCACATATTGTAATTTCTCTGTCTGAGGTCTCGGTCACATTCACTCGCAGGTGCTTTTACATTCATGGAGTTGATCAGACCTCTGTGGGTGGAGTTGCACTTCTTTCTCCTTCACTAACAGGTGCAAAACAATAAGTATTAGCATTACAGAGATGGTGATAAAGCACAGTGTGACAGAGGCCTAATCAGGCGACATAAGCACAAACTCAGAGCTGCAATGAGGTAGAGGCTTCATTTACAATATGAAATGTAAAAGCACCTGTGATGATGCTAAAGGGCTTTAATCTCATCGCTAATTAGCAGATCTAGATGATCATTGAATAAAAATACCAGTTTGGGTTGTTGCACTACATACTGTCAGTGAATTTGGTAGTCAGTGTTGTGATAGACTTTAAATTCATTGTTTGCTGGGCTTAAAGGTTGCATTTAGGTAAATAGCATGAAATGTAAAGTTAAATTTGTGTTCATGATAAgttttatatgtttatatggAAGCATTACTTCAATCAATAAAGCCTTAAGTCTTCAGTCAAGTCTGTGGACTAATAATGTGAAGTTTAATCAAATGCATCAGCAGGTTTTGCACCAGTAGAAGAGCTAATTGTTTCTGAATATAGTCACTCGACTTTTTCACCTCTgggttttgcacatttctgtggCTGTAAAAACTCTTAACTAGTTTGGTGCATACTTGCCCATGATTAAAGattgtttatgtttatttgaAGGGCTGTAAAAAACAGCACATGCAATGAGCCAGGCACTATTGCAAATTCAGCGCTGACAAAAATCAGACCGTGAAGTTATGTCACTCAAATCACACGCTGCTTTGATTGGCATCCACCGCCAGCGCTCTGTGCTTTTTATTAGATCTTCATGTGTTTAAAGAATTCACAGGAGAGACTTAATTAAATCTGCCAAGACTTTCAGTCTCCAGCTGTATTTTCTTAACCTGCAGTCTCACATTGACAGCTGTCCATATGGCTCAGTATATCTGTCACCACCACCTGATACCAGTTGGAGGAGGTAAGACAGTCTCCAAGGATGGAACACAGTGTCTGCATGACTGCTAATGTTAGTGATTACTGTTTTTATACTGTTCCTACtaaatattttaaactgtttcCACAAGGATTATGATTTACACCACAGTGATTTCACTTTAATTCATATTTTCCTCTTAATGAAGAAACAGCATCAGATTAATGATGCAAGACACATTCAGAGTGGATCTTGAAACTCTATAAAACCTTCACTGACTGTGGAAACTTGTTGCATTATCCCATGCTTAATCATTCACTTCCATGGATTACTGTCATGACAAAAGCATGCTCAAAGCAtcacagaatgttttttttgttaaaaattaaGCATATTTGATCACCAAGTTCACAAACCCTTCACGCTACATGACATGCCAAATATGGgggtcattttccatttttgcagAAGCTTAAAAATCTGTCCATGTTATGGATAAAATGTGTTGATAATTGTGGTTCATGCCCAGGTTGAAGGTTGAATTTGTATCACATGTCCTTTTTAGGTGTGGTACAACATCGTGACTAAGTTTTAAAGTATTTATTCTTTAGATAATTCATTACATTGTGCTGTgtggttttcacatttttgtgctGCAGGACAAACTCGGACTCGGCACTACATCAGAGCACACTAACTCCTGCCCAGCAGGCCTCCTTCACTGGAGGATCACAGGAGCTGCAGCCAAAACGAGGTACAAAGGATCTCAGAATTGTTTTTCGCATTTCAGGTTTTGATGTGGACTTCTATTTTAATTGCCATCCAGTTACACTACATGGCGAATTACATAGCATTCatcaaatattaaacaaaaggtTAAGGTATGAGTTGAAACAAAACATCCAGTTTACACTTCTGATATAAAATTAGCTCTTTttttaactctgttttgatCTTTTAAtcagatgtttttgtcttttttatttgcagtgtttGGATGGGCTGTTTTGTTGCActcctgtttatttttgtgctgttttgttgcctTCTCTTGACGGTTCAGTCGAGTGCCCTGCAGCGTATGATGAAAGGGCGTGAATGTGGCTTTGAAGCCAGaggaggaaaactgatgacTGAGAAGGTGGGGTGCATCTTCTCAGCCATCAATTTTCAAGTGTCCAATTAATTTCACTGCTAATGGCCATGTGAGGCGGGTTGTTTCAGTCTCAGAAGCTCTTTGATTGAATTTGTATGTATCCCCTTGgagatgtttttgtggttttgctattaatgcctttttttttaaaggcaatGTCACAATTCAACTCTCCtttgcttttgtgtctttgtgttttattctgcaTCACTTTATCACATTAGACAAAGACATGTGGGACCCAGTTATCATAAGCTCGAACAGGCTGGACGTCTGTAAACCCAAGAGACTGAGGAAAGTTTGTTTTCTCCATCTCTCCAGTTCTCCTACTCACTGTACCAGGGTCTGAAGCAATTAAACAGGAGGGTGACGAAGACGGGCAAGAACAGAACTGGGACTGCAAAAAGGTAAAACCTCAACACTCAGGGGAATGTTTTTCCTTCAGCTTTCTCTGCGGTCTACCCAACATTTGAGCTGtaattttctttctcctttagaATATTTCAAGGTCCAAGCCCTGCAAAGTTCCTGGGATCCAGTGAGTATTTCATCTGTGGAGTTTGTCTGAGGATACATCCTCTGTAGAATGATTAACATAATGAAATGAGGACTGTAAGAACATTTTAGCtctcatttaaccctcctgttgtcctcatctACGGACACCAAAAACTATTGTTTCCTTGGctgaaaaaatatccaaaaattcagcaaagaattccccaaatttctgaaaaaatgcaaaaccttcaggaagaaaatcccaataattccttaaaagtttcccttaaaaaatgtatttaaaaaaaaaaactggcaagacatttcttgtaaatattttcaaagaatgagtaaaaatcttccaaaaaatcctaaaaatttctaaaatgattacttacatgtcagtaaaactttgaatattttctttaagaagattcacaaaaaatcaaccagaatccagcAAACttcgctggatttttttttgtgaatgtttttaagaaacatttttaacatttctttttttcccaccaaaaaatgttcaaagatttcccaaaaatgttgaaaatatggacatcagaagtttcactgtgaaaatattttctttcccacattttcaaactttaaaatgggtcagttttgacccacaggacaacacgagggttaaatacacaataaacaaaTATCTGATGAACAGGTATGAATTAAACCTAGTTTTAGATTGAAACCATCTCACTGTAGTTAAACATAATTCTCATTTCTCACTCAGCTGCCAAAGTAATAAGAGCACGGAGCCAAAAGATTTGCAAAATAGCTTTGGCCAAATGCATGAAGTCCAAATATCTCTGGAGTTGTTTGTCTTGGGAAACATTTCCAAGTAATCTGCATAAGCTTTCCAGTGTTGTGTTGCTTCATCATCCGGTGTATTAAGCTCGTCATCAGGGCCGCAGAGTTCACAGCACCCGTCTGTTTACTGCAGCATATTCCCGTCTCCGGACCAGCAGCTGACCACTTCACAGAAACCAGCGGCCCACAACACTGGCGGTTCTCTTCCCGACCTGACCAACATCCAGTTCCCTCCTCCGCTGCCCACCCCGCTCGACTCGGACGATGCGGCTGCCACCTCGTTCGGCTCCTCGAGCAGCACACAGGCTCTTGGTAACACGCAAGGTAACGCTGCAGACGCTGTACATTCAGCATGAACCGTTTCAGATTTTCCCTTCAATGTGTGCAGAACAtgaatggcttttattttttattgcagcATTTGGCACTCGTTTGGTGCCAATTTTGGATGGTGCTTTTAAGAAAACTCTTTTcttgtgctgtttctgtgtgCTGGGTAGGAGTGAACACATCTCAGCCCACAGTAACCATGGAAATCCAGCCTGGACAGGACAACATGGTTCCTCTTATTCTCAACGCAGGAGACTCCCACCAGCACCAGAACCTGCAGCTCTCTCCGACATCTCCACCCCTCACTCTCTCTCAGGTGCAGCCCTGCTCGCCTCCCCCCTGAAAGTCAACCACACAATTCTATgtgttatttcatttattttacatgatTCCCTGCAGTATGAGCTTCTGAGGTTATCTTTCTGGTAATAAAATACTCAGGatgcactctttttttttcgttatattgtttgattttaacatttgtttcaTAACTTGTGAGGGGAAGACCGCCCTGCATATCTTGAAAGCTCATCAGttgctgttttctctccagGCGGCCATCAACGCCATGAACCTTGAGCAGCAGCTGTCCCAGTATGCCTTCTTCAACCAGCAGCCGTCATCCCAGACACACCAGAACCAGCAAGTAAGCTTCTCTCCAGAGCCAGCATTTACACAAAGCTTCAAAACAGCCAACCTGCTGtcatatattttgtattttatgggCTGATTTTCACTAAAAAGATCAATATTAAAATGCAGTGTCTAAGTAGGGttcaaacaccaaaaatctgttCATTAATTAAGAAATTACTATACTTTAAGTGGGTAATGCCATCACTTCTTTCATGATCAGTTGCCAACAGAATGCCATAAGTAATCAATTCATATAAGTGGTTAATCTACTCATATTGTTGCTTTTGAGCTCGCTGTCCTGTTTTAAACATCATAAAATCGAGTTCGTGAGCCTCAGAATGTCTGTTATTTGCTTCACTAGGCAACGTATCGttaaacaggaagagttttCCTGAGCTCCACCAGGAATTTTATAAACGGGACAAGTTTTTAAACAGACCAAGTGAGAATTTCAGGTCAACAGAGACAGATCTCTGTGATCTTCCTCTCTCCCCACTTTGTCACGGATTCATTATCTCTCTCACCGCTTCACTCTTACCTGTGGCTTCTTCATGTCTTTAGTTTCTGTGCaattttagtcatattttctctcttctttgtcCTTCATCTGTTCCTCAAACTCTGCCAGCTCCACTGCGGCTCACATAGTCTGCTATTGGAGTCCTTGTTCTTCCTTTTAGCATCGGTGGATTTGGACTGATTTGCTGAAATGTGATGCGTTTTTAAAACtatgtttgtgtctgattttcagCTGTTATGATCAGTTGCACAAATAAGTGTGTCTCCAAGCTGTTTAGGTGGAGCTGTCTTAATTTATTAATACACACCTCCATCCTTGCTTAAACTGTCCAGTTACTAAAAATTAGTCCACATCTTCCAGCCAATTCAGAATCCTGAATTTTATGTGACTCCGctataaaacacagtaaaagttATTAACATAATTGATTGCTGCTTTAAATGAGGCTGTCTGTCTTTTCCTTTACTGACGTATTGCTTCCCTGTCGAGTTAAGCTGTTCTGACACAAAGAtctgctttctgtctttctgtctgtcagttCAATAAGTCCTTCAATCTTGGGGCTCACAGTTAATCcaatttaaaaagttaaaataatcCAATTTAATGCAGAGTTTTGGGTTTATGTCAAATATACTTTAAACAGTAAATTGCAAATGCTGGCTCTGCATGCTCAAGTGATGTTCTTAAGCCTAATTGTGGCTTTGTATGATGCAAGTCCAACTAAAATAAAATTCCCGCTTTTTTTGTACCAgaggccttttttttcttttcaattgcACAAAACTATTAATCCGTTTAAAAAGAATTGTCTGACTGGTTTCAGTTAGATTTTAGGATCTGAGTCAAATCTGAATGTTTGTTTGCAGCTGTCAGAGTTTTTTAATTGGATTAATCCACATGTGGGGGATAAATACGTAAGATGAACAACATCAGAGGGAGAACAGATGCACTGTTGTTTCAGAAGGATGTTTTCTGCCTTTAAAATTAGTTCTATTTGTCTGAAGAAaggggcagttttttttttgcaattgtAGGCTGCTCCTTGAATGGATTCATAGAATTAAAGTGTCAGCTGTGCTCACTCAGTcagttcattttattgttgGGAAGTTTGTTGTTTAGTCTGACACGGAGCAGAAAATACATCGTGTCTCTCACAGGGTTCAAACGGGAAAGAAAATTCCCACTCATGTGCTCAATCTGCTCATACGCGTTAGTGCACTTGAGCTGAGCGAAACCCTGTGATGGAGAATCACTCTGAATTTCATATAGATTAATGCAATTATATAATAGATGAGTTGATCATGACTCATTGACATGGTCACAGATGAAGAATGAAGCCTTTGTGATGTGTTATTCtcggtgattttgtgttttcttaatGAAGTTATTAGTAATTGCAGCATTagttaaattaattttatgtattttggtGGAAACTTGCAATATATAGTCATTTATTATTACAATGAAGTTTAAACATGAGATTACTGGCAATTTAATTACTATAAATAATAACTATatgtaaaagcaacaaaaataacatttgagtTAAAGTGGAAGGTCCCTACAGTGAAGCCTGTAGCCTTTTATGTACTGAAGGATTATTTTCATATCTGCCAGTAAAGACAGATAGTGATATACTGCGTCTGTGATAAGCCAATGATAAAACTATACCGCCGTGCTCGATGATTAGATGATGGCCGTATCTATTTATGATCCCACTACTTGCTTTCCAGCAGGCAGGTCTGGTCCAGCTGCCGTCCTCTGTGAACTCCTGCTCCACGTCAGACAACCAGACGTCCTCGCAAAGCAACATGACAATGGACATGAACACGGTGAGCATCTGTGTGTCTCTGGGTGTCGTGTTGTGACAGCAACAACAGCTGCTTCCCATTCTTCCTGAAGAGGTGTCTTCAGAAGGCATTAACGCGTCCGCCTTGTTGAAGTGCTTCAGACGGGGTGACACTGTGCAAAATTTGCTGTGAGATGAAGTTGCTGAAGAGTGTGTTCAGTGTGGAAAGTCTTGCatcaaacagaaaacataatTGTGCCGTGTAAAACAGCCTGCGTGACAGTGCAGTTGCTTGTCCTTCAGATCTCGGCACtcgctgct includes these proteins:
- the crtc1a gene encoding CREB-regulated transcription coactivator 1 isoform X1 — translated: MATSNNPRKFSEKIALHNQKQAEETAAFEEVMKDLSITRAARLQLQKTKYLQLGQNRGQYYGGSLPNVNQIGNSTVDVPFQNSGLDMNRSTRHHGLVDRVYRDRSRITSPHRKPLSVDKHGRQIDSCPYGSVYLSPPPDTSWRRTNSDSALHQSTLTPAQQASFTGGSQELQPKRVLLLTVPGSEAIKQEGDEDGQEQNWDCKKNISRSKPCKVPGIHIFPSPDQQLTTSQKPAAHNTGGSLPDLTNIQFPPPLPTPLDSDDAAATSFGSSSSTQALGNTQGVNTSQPTVTMEIQPGQDNMVPLILNAGDSHQHQNLQLSPTSPPLTLSQAAINAMNLEQQLSQYAFFNQQPSSQTHQNQQQAGLVQLPSSVNSCSTSDNQTSSQSNMTMDMNTASSLQQYRSRVGSSANQSPTSPVSNQGFSPGGSPQHNSILGSVFADFYDQQLPSIQASALSQQLEQFNMMETPISSDGLYSQTSTLNYSQALMMGLTGHCNLQGSQQLGYSSHGNIPNIILTVSGESPPSLPKDLTGSLPTDVTFDVDSQFPLDDLKIDPLTLDGLHMLNDPDMVLADPATEDAFRLDRL
- the crtc1a gene encoding CREB-regulated transcription coactivator 1 isoform X3, coding for MATSNNPRKFSEKIALHNQKQAEETAAFEEVMKDLSITRAARLQLQKTKYLQLGQNRGQYYGGSLPNVNQIGNSTVDVPFQNSGLDMNRSTRHHGLVDRVYRDRSRITSPHRKPLSVDKHGRQIDSCPYGSVYLSPPPDTSWRRTNSDSALHQSTLTPAQQASFTGGSQELQPKRVLLLTVPGSEAIKQEGDEDGQEQNWDCKKNISRSKPCKVPGIHIFPSPDQQLTTSQKPAAHNTGGSLPDLTNIQFPPPLPTPLDSDDAAATSFGSSSSTQALGNTQGVNTSQPTVTMEIQPGQDNMVPLILNAGDSHQHQNLQLSPTSPPLTLSQAAINAMNLEQQLSQYAFFNQQPSSQTHQNQQQAGLVQLPSSVNSCSTSDNQTSSQSNMTMDMNTHNSILGSVFADFYDQQLPSIQASALSQQLEQFNMMETPISSDGLYSQTSTLNYSQALMMGLTGHCNLQGSQQLGYSSHGNIPNIILTVSGESPPSLPKDLTGSLPTDVTFDVDSQFPLDDLKIDPLTLDGLHMLNDPDMVLADPATEDAFRLDRL
- the crtc1a gene encoding CREB-regulated transcription coactivator 1 isoform X2, which codes for MATSNNPRKFSEKIALHNQKQAEETAAFEEVMKDLSITRAARLQLQKTKYLQLGQNRGQYYGGSLPNVNQIGNSTVDVPFQNSGLDMNRSTRHHGLVDRVYRDRSRITSPHRKPLSVDKHGRQIDSCPYGSVYLSPPPDTSWRRTNSDSALHQSTLTPAQQASFTGGSQELQPKRVLLLTVPGSEAIKQEGDEDGQEQNWDCKKNISRSKPCKVPGIHIFPSPDQQLTTSQKPAAHNTGGSLPDLTNIQFPPPLPTPLDSDDAAATSFGSSSSTQALGNTQGVNTSQPTVTMEIQPGQDNMVPLILNAGDSHQHQNLQLSPTSPPLTLSQAAINAMNLEQQLSQYAFFNQQPSSQTHQNQQAGLVQLPSSVNSCSTSDNQTSSQSNMTMDMNTASSLQQYRSRVGSSANQSPTSPVSNQGFSPGGSPQHNSILGSVFADFYDQQLPSIQASALSQQLEQFNMMETPISSDGLYSQTSTLNYSQALMMGLTGHCNLQGSQQLGYSSHGNIPNIILTVSGESPPSLPKDLTGSLPTDVTFDVDSQFPLDDLKIDPLTLDGLHMLNDPDMVLADPATEDAFRLDRL
- the crtc1a gene encoding CREB-regulated transcription coactivator 1 isoform X4 — its product is MATSNNPRKFSEKIALHNQKQAEETAAFEEVMKDLSITRAARLQLQKTKYLQLGQNRGQYYGGSLPNVNQIGNSTVDVPFQNSGLDMNRSTRHHGLVDRVYRDRSRITSPHRKPLSVDKHGRQIDSCPYGSVYLSPPPDTSWRRTNSDSALHQSTLTPAQQASFTGGSQELQPKRVLLLTVPGSEAIKQEGDEDGQEQNWDCKKNISRSKPCKVPGIHIFPSPDQQLTTSQKPAAHNTGGSLPDLTNIQFPPPLPTPLDSDDAAATSFGSSSSTQALGNTQGVNTSQPTVTMEIQPGQDNMVPLILNAGDSHQHQNLQLSPTSPPLTLSQAAINAMNLEQQLSQYAFFNQQPSSQTHQNQQAGLVQLPSSVNSCSTSDNQTSSQSNMTMDMNTHNSILGSVFADFYDQQLPSIQASALSQQLEQFNMMETPISSDGLYSQTSTLNYSQALMMGLTGHCNLQGSQQLGYSSHGNIPNIILTVSGESPPSLPKDLTGSLPTDVTFDVDSQFPLDDLKIDPLTLDGLHMLNDPDMVLADPATEDAFRLDRL